The Bicyclus anynana chromosome Z, ilBicAnyn1.1, whole genome shotgun sequence genome window below encodes:
- the LOC128198015 gene encoding uncharacterized protein LOC128198015 isoform X1 produces the protein MKYVQGTGLNIIATVCDQNTINVGAINALINNTKEKYIRENKEWRDDFIQIGNNKIFPLYDIPHIIKGIRNNILTKDLKYFDVDRKEEKIIKWDYYKQVYEADKSYGELKLLQKLTDEHIYREKIKKMKVKTAAQIFSHSVAVVTEHLTARGDVPQECRNIIPFTKMIDNLFDSLNSSTFHVPNGKIYRGCVKRNSPHHKLWNDAIKMLKSVKFIKVVKCNNSNKIRFVETSNVPSIQNLIKTIEGIKNVWNLLSHKYSFDAMFTRNFNQDPLENFFGNVRSLGIRNTAPDTVAFEGAYKSLLLNNFNTIHSSHANCEGDENTCLQNIDFFLKENVASVSEQTVNVLPDENIDNDEIVLPVINLNEDIVDAGQGNYVCGWVLTKCLTKVAKSCKDCRADVIGDPNHTSNEYLRAKEYNKNKTNLCYPSPNLSKCFVQIQNITHEMLKSRVPKTNLKKKIKIFTDIFVEYPFACVNHKNEMKFFFENTVINILIHSWCRSINRILTGKSTYNGDDEVKSAAQAYRNKHKCHKF, from the coding sequence atgaaatatgTTCAAGGGACTGGGCTCAACATAATAGCCACAGTATGTGACCAAAATACGATTAATGTTGGTGCTATAAATGCcttaataaataacacaaaGGAAAAATATATCAGGGAAAATAAAGAATGGAGAgatgattttattcaaattggaaataataaaatttttccaTTATATGACATTCCACATATAATTAAAggaataagaaataatattctgaccaaagatttaaaatattttgatgttgACCGTAAAGAAGAAAAGATTATAAAATGGGATTACTATAAACAAGTTTATGAAGCTGATAAATCCTACGGAGAATTAAAACTTCTACAAAAATTGACAGACGAACATATATAtcgagaaaaaattaaaaaaatgaaggtTAAAACGGCGGCGCAAATATTCAGCCACAGCGTCGCCGTTGTCACGGAACACTTGACCGCTAGAGGTGATGTACCACAGGAATGTAGGAATATTATTCCATTCACGAAAATGATAGACAATTTGTTTGACTCTTTAAACAGCAGCACTTTTCATGTACCTAATGGTAAAATATATCGAGGTTGTGTAAAAAGAAACTCACCACACCATAAATTATGGAATGATGCCATTAAAATGCTCAAATctgttaaatttataaaagttgTAAAATGCAATAACAGTAACAAAATTAGATTTGTTGAAACATCCAACGTACCctctatacaaaatttaatcaaaacGATTGAGGGAATTAAAAACGTATGGAATCTTTTGTCACATAAATATTCATTTGATGCTATGTTCACAAGAAACTTCAATCAGGACCCACTGGAAAACTTTTTCGGAAACGTGAGAAGTCTTGGAATTAGAAATACGGCGCCAGATACAGTAGCCTTTGAAGGAGCATACAAATcattattgttaaataattttaatactattCATTCCTCTCACGCCAATTGTGAAGGGGATGAAAATACGTGCTTACAAAAtatagacttttttttaaaggaaaatgTAGCTTCTGTTTCGGAACAAACAGTTAATGTTCTACCTGATGAAAATATAGACAATGATGAAATTGTTTTACCAgtgattaatttaaatgaagatATAGTAGATGCTGGCCAAGGAAATTACGTCTGTGGGTGGGTCCTGACAAAGTGTTTAACCAAAGTGGCAAAATCTTGTAAAGATTGTAGGGCCGATGTTATTGGTGATCCAAATCATACATCAAATGAGTATTTACGGgcaaaagaatacaataagaataaaacaaatttatgcTACCCTTCTCCAAATTTATCCAAATGTTttgtacaaatacaaaatattacacacGAAATGCTTAAGAGTAGAGTTCCCAAAactaatcttaaaaaaaaaatcaagatatttACGGATATATTTGTAGAATACCCGTTTGCATGTGTCaatcataaaaatgaaatgaaatttttttttgaaaacactgttattaacattttaattcaCAGTTGGTGTCGCTCTATTAACAGAATTTTGACTGGCAAATCTACatataatggtgatgatgaagtgAAAAGTGCTGCTCAAGCGTATAGAAATAAGCATAAGTGTcacaagttttaa